TTTGAGGCGGCTAAGCTATGATTATGGGTTGGTAATTCTGTAATACTCAAGGTATGTGCTTGCTCACCCGCCCGTTCGCCTAAAGTATGCCCACCACCCATATGGATCGGAACGCGCCCACGTAAATCGGGCAAAGCAAAATTAACGCGACCATCGCCACCATAGGTTGTACCCAAGAGCGAAAAGAGGGCTTGGTTTTGGTTGATTGGCAACAATTGGCCATTACACAAAGCCCAACCACGTGGGGCAAATACGAACGAAAACAGGCGAATTTCGGCTAAAAATGGTTCTGCCATATTAATGTCATCCTCTTAAATAGCTTAATGCCGATCGTTCGAACTTAGGTGCGGGGTGGGAAGACCCCTTGTAGGGCAATAATAAAATTCAGGGTTAGATAGGGCTGCATATTATTATGCGGTTGATCTCCACCAGTTAATGAAAGTTCTTGCGGCGATAGCGTTGTATCGGGAGCATTGCGAAAGGCATCGGTTGATTCGCTGCCACCAAAGAGATTATTCGTTGGATCAGCGTTATTGCCATCGATCCCAACATAATTAAAGATATGGTTATGGCTGGGGATTTCGCTTTGTAATAAGGTGACAGTTTCAGAACCACCAGTTTCTCCCAGATCGCGTAAACTCAAGCCTGGCCCTTGTCCTTGATGCATTGGGGAACGCCCTTGGAAATCGGGCAGGGCAAAGTTGCTTTTGCCATTCCCCCCATAGGTTGTACCTAATAACGAAAATAAAGCGGTATTTTGGGAAAGTGGCAACAACTGACCATCACAAAAAGCCCAACCGCGGGGTGCAAAATTGAATCCAACAATCCGAATTTCAGCGACAAATGGGTCTGACATACAAGCACCTCAACAATTACATATACTTAACGATTCAAGGCCTGTTTTTTTCGCTTAGGTTGGGGAGGGGAAGATGCCATATAACGAAATAATGAAATCTACAACTAAATAGGGGGACATATTCATATGTGGCTGCGAACCACCAAGCAGGCCAATGGTGTTGTTGGCAAATGGCGAAAGATCCCCAGCGGTTGCGCCTGCAACATATAAATTGGTTGCCCCAGCCTTGGCCCAAAATCCATTTTGCGGAATATTGGTTGTACCATTGTTCGAGCTGACCAAAGCTGGGTGGCTATGGGCAGGTATTTGTGAAACCGTCAGCGTGACTTCTTCCACTCCACCCGTTTCAGCCAAAACGAACCCGTTGCCTTGATGCAATGGAAAACGCCCACGTAAATCGGGCAAGGCAAAGGTTTCTTGGCCATCGCCGCCATAGGTTGTGCCAATTAATTGAAAAAGGGTTTCATACTCTGAGATTGGCAACAATTGTCCTTCGCAGAACATCCAGCCAGCCGGGGCAAAATTGCCACCAAACATCCGAATTTCACCAACATACGGTTGTCCCATGTGCGATCCTCCAAAAACTAAGGCCGCCATTCCATTTCGGTATACATACTCAAGCCACCGACAGCTTGAAATCCGAGGCGCTCGTACCAAGTACTTACCTGCGGATTTTCTTTATAGACATATAAACGAATCCG
This portion of the Herpetosiphon gulosus genome encodes:
- a CDS encoding tail fiber protein encodes the protein MGQPYVGEIRMFGGNFAPAGWMFCEGQLLPISEYETLFQLIGTTYGGDGQETFALPDLRGRFPLHQGNGFVLAETGGVEEVTLTVSQIPAHSHPALVSSNNGTTNIPQNGFWAKAGATNLYVAGATAGDLSPFANNTIGLLGGSQPHMNMSPYLVVDFIISLYGIFPSPT
- a CDS encoding tail fiber protein — translated: MSDPFVAEIRIVGFNFAPRGWAFCDGQLLPLSQNTALFSLLGTTYGGNGKSNFALPDFQGRSPMHQGQGPGLSLRDLGETGGSETVTLLQSEIPSHNHIFNYVGIDGNNADPTNNLFGGSESTDAFRNAPDTTLSPQELSLTGGDQPHNNMQPYLTLNFIIALQGVFPPRT
- a CDS encoding tail fiber protein, whose product is MAEPFLAEIRLFSFVFAPRGWALCNGQLLPINQNQALFSLLGTTYGGDGRVNFALPDLRGRVPIHMGGGHTLGERAGEQAHTLSITELPTHNHSLAASNQPANSASGYPPARSSGVNGYTTTGPNGTMNPLAVSNVGGSQAHLNMAPFLTINFCIALQGIFPSQT